In Nitrosomonas ureae, the sequence CGAATCTAAACCAAATAAGACTGGCATTTAGTAGGCGTGCTCAGATTGATGATATTAAGTCTATCAGTGGTCAAGATATTAAGATAAGTAGAGAAAATGGACGGGTGATTTTGAGTGTCGGCTATACAGAAAAAATCCCGCTATTTTCCAATGTATCTTTAAGCATTGATTTTGAAGCAGTGAGCGACTAGTACTTGAAAGATTATGCGAGATGAGACAATATCAAATGATACCCGACAGTTACTGGATGTATTCTGTGAACGTCTAGGATATTGTTTTAATCAATCCCAATTGTTGCAAACGGCGTTAACTCATCGAAGCCACAGTACTCCCCATAATGAACGTCTTGAATTTCTGGGTGACGCGATATTGAACTGCGTAATCTCAGGAATAATTTATAAGCATTTTCCAGAATTGCCAGAAGGGCACTTGTCCCGGCTTCGCGCCAATTTTGTGAATCAAAAGGCATTGTCGAGCATTGCGCTTAATTTACAAATGGATAAGTTGCTCCGACTAGGTGAAGGCGAGCTAAAAAGCGGTGGCTGTCATCGCCCATCGATTCTTGCAGATACTTTTGAAGCCTTGTTGGGTGCCATTTACCTGGATAGTGATTATGCAAAGGTGGAAACAGTAGTTATGGCAATCTATTTACCTCTGATACAAGATATTGATCTTAAATCACCTGCTAAGGATCCTAAAACTTTATTGCAAGAATTTTTACAAAGCCAGAAACTATCATTGCCAGAATATCTAGTGGTTACAACCAGTGGTAAAGCGCATAAACAAAAATTCAAAGTGGAATGTGTAATATCCACATTAAATATTCGAACTGCAGGTGAAGGCACCAATCGCCGGAGTGCCGAACAAGTGGCTGCAAAATTAGCCTATGAAAAAATTTGCTTGCAGCATACGCACTAAATTAATAGTGTTTAATAAGCTAATTATTACCTACAACACTTCAGAATGACCCT encodes:
- the rnc gene encoding ribonuclease III, producing the protein MRDETISNDTRQLLDVFCERLGYCFNQSQLLQTALTHRSHSTPHNERLEFLGDAILNCVISGIIYKHFPELPEGHLSRLRANFVNQKALSSIALNLQMDKLLRLGEGELKSGGCHRPSILADTFEALLGAIYLDSDYAKVETVVMAIYLPLIQDIDLKSPAKDPKTLLQEFLQSQKLSLPEYLVVTTSGKAHKQKFKVECVISTLNIRTAGEGTNRRSAEQVAAKLAYEKICLQHTH
- a CDS encoding DUF4845 domain-containing protein, whose product is MSLKQKGIGLVSLLMWSVVLVLIVITSLRIAPAYIEYSAIKKNLSAIAKDTSLQNTNLNQIRLAFSRRAQIDDIKSISGQDIKISRENGRVILSVGYTEKIPLFSNVSLSIDFEAVSD